A stretch of Cheilinus undulatus linkage group 20, ASM1832078v1, whole genome shotgun sequence DNA encodes these proteins:
- the thrab gene encoding thyroid hormone receptor alpha-B, translated as MEHVPKEQDPNPSEGEEKRWLNGPKRKRKNSQCSVKSMTGYIPSYLEKDEPCVVCGDKATGYHYRCITCEGCKGFFRRTIQKNLHPSYSCKYDGCCIIDKITRNQCQLCRFKKCIAVGMAMDLVLDDSKRVAKRRLIEENRERRRKEEIVKTLQNRPEPTTSEWELIRLVTEAHRHTNAQGSQWKQKRKFLPDKIGQSPVEPTSDVDKVDLEAFSEFTKIITPAITRVVDFAKKLPMFSELPCEDQIILLKGCCMEIMSLRAAMRYDPDSETLTLSGEMAVKREQLKNGGLGVVSDAIFDLGKSLAQFNLDDTEVALLQAVLLMSSDRSGLTCMDKIEKCQETYLLALEHYINYRKHNIPHFWPKLLMKVTDLRMIGACHASRFLHMKVECPNELFPPLFLEVFEDQEV; from the exons ggTACATCCCCAGCTACCTCGAAAAGGATGAGCCATGTGTGGTGTGTGGCGACAAGGCCACAGGTTACCACTACCGCTGCATTACCTGCGAGGGCTGCAAG GGTTTCTTTCGTAGGACCATTCAAAAGAACCTCCACCCGTCCTACTCCTGTAAGTACGATGGCTGCTGCATCATCGACAAGATTACCCGCAACCAGTGTCAGCTCTGCCGCTTCAAGAAGTGCATTGCAGTGGGCATGGCCATGGACT TGGTGCTGGACGACTCAAAGCGGGTGGCCAAACGGCGGCTGATTGAGGAAAACAGGGAGCGACGCAGGAAGGAGGAGATTGTGAAAACTCTCCAGAACCGTCCAGAGCCCACCACATCCGAGTGGGAGCTGATCCGCCTGGTGACCGAGGCCCACCGACACACCAACGCTCAGGGCTCCCAGTGGAAACAGAAACGCAAATTCCTG CCAGACAAAATCGGCCAGTCCCCGGTTGAGCCCACGTCAGACGTAGACAAGGTGGACCTAGAGGCCTTCAGCGAGTTCACCAAGATCATCACTCCTGCCATCACCCGTGTGGTCGACTTTGCCAAAAAACTGCCCATGTTCTCCGAG CTACCTTGTGAAGATCAGATCATCCTGCTGAAGGGCTGCTGCATGGAGATCATGTCACTGCGAGCTGCCATGCGCTACGACCCGGACAGCGAGACGCTGACGCTGAGTGGGGAGATGGCTGTGAAGCGAGAACAGCTGAAGAACGGTGGGCTGGGCGTGGTGTCGGACGCCATCTTCGACCTTGGCAAGAGCTTGGCACAGTTCAACCTGGACGACACAGAGGTGGCGCTGCTGCAGGCAGTGCTGCTCATGAGCTCAG ACCGCTCTGGCCTGACCTGCATGGACAAGATCGAGAAATGCCAGGAGACCTACCTCCTGGCGCTTGAGCACTACATCAATTACCGCAAGCACAACATTCCCCACTTCTGGCCGAAGCTCCTGATGAAGGTGACGGACCTGCGGATGATCGGGGCGTGCCACGCCAGCCGCTTCCTTCACATGAAAGTGGAGTGTCCCAACGAACTCTTCCCGCCGCTCTTCCTGGAGGTCTTCGAGGACCAGGAGGTGTGA